Below is a genomic region from Deinococcus koreensis.
CAGGTTCCCGTCCCCGCCTCTCCTGTGCATGGCTACATAGTGAGTCTAGAGAGTGAGGGAGTCAAGGTGGTCTGCCCAGACGGTCAGCTCAGCGGAACAGCCCCAGCCGGGCGTCGATCACGCTGGCGGCGCTGGGCGTGGCCCGCGTGACGGCCCGGATCCGCGCCACCTCGGCGGGGCTGGCGTAGTTGCCCATCTTCACGCCGTTCAGGAACACGGTCGGCGTGCCCTGAACCCCGACTGCCAGCCCCGCCCTCACCTGCGCCTCGACCGAGGCTTTGAAGGTATGGGCGTTGAGGCAGCTCGTGAAGGCGGCGGTCTTGAGCCCGGCGCTTCCGGCGTACCCGCCGAATTTCAGGGCGGTGTCGGCCGCCCTCAGCGGCGTCCAGCGGTCGAACTCCCGGAACAGGGTGTCGGCGTAGGGCCAGAACCTGCCCTGCGCCCCCGCGCACTCGCTGGCCTCGGCGGCCGCGAAGGCGTTGGGGTGCTTGTCTAGTGGAAACTGGTAGTGGGACACCCGGAACTGCTCCGGGCGGGCCTCCCAGCCCTGCGCGGCGCTGTCCCACATCTCCCGGCAGTAGGGGCACTGGAAGTCGCTGAAGATCCTCACCACGTCGGGCGCCGCGGCCGACCCCGTGACGTTGCGGGTGGCCGGGAAGGCGCTGTCCGGCCAGATCTTCAGGGCGACGTAGGCCGCGTAGCGGGTCGCCGAACCCTCGCCCCGGAGTTTCAGGGCGATCAACCCGCTGCCGTCCTCGTCCGCCGTCTCCACGAAGCCGCGCCGGGCGGCGGCCTGCAGCTGCGGCGACCCCAGGTTCCTTTGCAGGGCGGCCAGGTCGGTCTCCGCCAGACCCCAGGCCACGCCCAGCCCGCGCGCCACGTCGGCCGCCGTGCCCGCCTCGACCAGCACGCCCACGACCAGGTTGCCGGCGACGTCCAGCGTGATGGTGGCGTCTCCGCGCGTCAGGACGGTCTGCCGGGCCGTGAACCCTTTCAGGATGGTCTGGGCGGCGGTCGCCTTGGGAGTGTCCCAGAGCTGGGCCTGGGCGGCGCCGGCCAGCAGGGAGAGCGTGCAGACCAGCGGGCGGGCCAGTGTGGGGGCCAGTGTGCGGAGGAGGAGCTTCACCCGGGCAGTCTAGGGGGCCGCCGACCCTCCCCCAATGGGGGCAGCGGCCCCGGCGAGCGCTACCTCCCGCGCCCCAGCACCGTCTTCAGCAGGTCGGGCCGGTTGGTGATGATTCCGTCCACGCCCAGGCCGATCAGCCGGCGCATCTCGCTTTCCTCGTCGATCGTCCAGACCTGCACGGCCACGCCGCGGGCGTGCATGGCGCGCACGAACCCGGGGGTCACGACCTCGATGCCCCCGGCCTGCACCGGCACCTGGGCGACCTTTCCCGGCAGCGGCGCCAGTCCGGCGAGCCCCACCTTGCTCAGCAGCACCAGCGGGCGCAGCTCCTTCTCGGTCATGGAGGTCGTCACCTCGGGGCAGGCGGCGCGGAACTCGTTCAGGGCGGCGTCGCTGAAGGAGGCCACGATCACGCGGGGCGTGGCCCCGGCGTCCCGCAGCGCCTTGCAGAAGGGCGCCGCGAGACTGGGCTGCGCCTGCTTGATCTCGATGGTCATGGGAGTCGTCGGAAACGCCGCGAGCACCTCCGAAAGCTGGGCCACCCGCACGCCCTGGCCCCGGTAGGGATAGGTCTGCCCGCCGTCGGGCGTGAAGGCGTAGCCGGCGTCGGCCCGCCGCACCTCGTCCAGCGTCATCCCGGCGATGGCCCCCTTCGTGTCCGTCAGGCGATCCAGGGTGGCGTCGTGCGAGAGCACCAGCGCGCCGTCCCGGGTCGCGTGCATGTCCATCTCCAGCATGTCCACGCCCAGGGACACCGCGTTGCGGTACGCCAGCAGGGTGTTGCTGGGCCGGATCAGTTCCCCTCCCTGGTGCGCGATGTTCCAGGGGCGGCCCGTGATGAAGGGGTTGGCGGCCGGCGTCCCGCTGCAGGACACGAAGAGGGCCGCGAGCACGGGAAACCACAGTCTGGGCATGGCTGTACTGTACCCACCAGCCAGCCACATCCACCAGCCAGTCACATCCACCAGACAGCCACCGGACGGGCGCCACCTGACATCCACACCCGCCCGACACCCGTGCCGACCCACGTCCGGCCACCCGCACGGAGTCCGCCGGGAGGTAGGCACAGCGCGCTGCAGGCCACTCGCGGGTACGGCTGGGCGCCCTCTCCCTGGCCTCGACCGGTGCCGGCCGCACGCCGCTCTGGCCCGGGCCCGATTCCCGGTTTTGGCGAATTTTCAGCATGGACGGCCC
It encodes:
- a CDS encoding DsbA family protein; this translates as MKLLLRTLAPTLARPLVCTLSLLAGAAQAQLWDTPKATAAQTILKGFTARQTVLTRGDATITLDVAGNLVVGVLVEAGTAADVARGLGVAWGLAETDLAALQRNLGSPQLQAAARRGFVETADEDGSGLIALKLRGEGSATRYAAYVALKIWPDSAFPATRNVTGSAAAPDVVRIFSDFQCPYCREMWDSAAQGWEARPEQFRVSHYQFPLDKHPNAFAAAEASECAGAQGRFWPYADTLFREFDRWTPLRAADTALKFGGYAGSAGLKTAAFTSCLNAHTFKASVEAQVRAGLAVGVQGTPTVFLNGVKMGNYASPAEVARIRAVTRATPSAASVIDARLGLFR
- a CDS encoding glycerophosphodiester phosphodiesterase codes for the protein MPRLWFPVLAALFVSCSGTPAANPFITGRPWNIAHQGGELIRPSNTLLAYRNAVSLGVDMLEMDMHATRDGALVLSHDATLDRLTDTKGAIAGMTLDEVRRADAGYAFTPDGGQTYPYRGQGVRVAQLSEVLAAFPTTPMTIEIKQAQPSLAAPFCKALRDAGATPRVIVASFSDAALNEFRAACPEVTTSMTEKELRPLVLLSKVGLAGLAPLPGKVAQVPVQAGGIEVVTPGFVRAMHARGVAVQVWTIDEESEMRRLIGLGVDGIITNRPDLLKTVLGRGR